A window of the Brassica napus cultivar Da-Ae chromosome A2, Da-Ae, whole genome shotgun sequence genome harbors these coding sequences:
- the LOC106437684 gene encoding uncharacterized protein LOC106437684, translated as MMGNNSRNKLENDESSGSPLQINLNPAYKEHLTSYQRACSEDPTLQSFDSALRERTNRVINKLVSDVELESLSFDSLREVIQCLFNMNQDVLKVILHYKEDIWKDQDLYSFVNMYLQSIETTQSFCSELGNCLNCARQRQEIIQFAVEQFEEIPLNRNNVKEKYEKTLGELKRFKSARDPFAEGFFYYFSSITRRHIMMLEELHTLKKNLVKNIKLWRIVSNMVFVTGFIAVLIFRAVAAPPVVAAIADALAVPVGSAGEWCNSLWTKFENVVRGQKQITTWSWVEACYISVKEMDNISVLLSKLEVEIEYLLKKAEFSVTKQKVVRLAIDEIEEGVIVFTETIEEFRVRADKYCRNMTTARAVILHMSIGIGYPSGSAKEEGTSGMVDFIWDINPNETEANSSRDDDVNPRKDDNFIDYEGNCFVAFNLQKNYVENKRAEPVVGEKKQENVTESSTMAKPLPEHKMFINFWGDDLRHGFVGDLVKALKKDGVYIDVDELPRGDLTELLVNGIKESRIALVIFSSGYAESSWCLNELLKIKELMERGKLLVIPIFYKVELWEVTQLKGDFGVKFWNLWRINRDSHIVSWKEALESVASMEGIYLKEHSSETEFITFAVNEVLKRVSLWEGENPSLFPSTERGKSTGLPLGTGEKHKTYQNKQHLFGMEHHMEQLEKKLEFDCNETRIIGVVGMPGIGKTTLAVMLHEKWNSQFIRCVPLLNIRKKSNDYGPVWLRKTLLEVLLEGKFPLISDKTTHESVKDILLHTKVFVVLDDLSDKKQLEFLLGNLGWIKKGSKIVISTCDKSLLDGCAHDTYVVPVLNDREALSALSDTNEKLVVFRNNCRKLREVV; from the exons atgatggGAAATAATTCTAGGAACAAGTTGGAAAATGATGAATCATCTGGCTCACCTTTACAGATCAACCTAAACCCAGCTTACAAAGAGCACTTGACCTCGTACCAAAGAGCTTGTAGTGAAGACCCAACGCTCCAATCTTTTGACTCGGCGCTTCGGGAACGAACTAACCGAGTCATCAACAAGCTTGTATCAGACGTAGAGTTGGAATCTTTGTCGTTTGATTCGCTCAGAGAAGTGATACAATGTCTATTTAATATGAATCAGGACGTGCTCAAAGTTATATTGCACTACAAAGAGGATATATGGAAGGATCAAGACTTGTATTCTTTTGTGAATATGTATTTGCAAAGCATTGAAACGACTCAGAGTTTCTGCTCCGAGCTCGGGAATTGTCTCAACTGCGCGAGGCAAAGGCAGGAGATTATTCAGTTTGCTGTTGAGCAGTTTGAGGAGATACCACTGAATCGGAATAACGTGAAGGAGAAGTACGAGAAGACGCTTGGGGAGCTTAAGAGGTTTAAATCAGCAAGGGATCCGTTTGCGGAAGGATTCTTTTATTATTTCAGTTCCATAACCCGACGTCATATTATGATGCTTGAGGAACTTCATACGCTGAAGAAAAATCTCGTTAAGAATATCAAATTATGGCGAATAGTATCCAACATGGTGTTTGTGACTGGGTTTATCGCTGTGCTTATCTTCCGGGCTGTGGCTGCACCGCCGGTTGTGGCTGCTATTGCTGATGCATTGGCTGTTCCTGTGGGGTCTGCTGGGGAATGGTGCAACTCTCTGTGGACGAAATTTGAGAACGTGGTTAGAGGGCAGAAGCAGATTACTACATGGAGTTGGGTTGAGGCTTGTTATATATCGGTTAAAGAGATGGATAACATAAGTGTTCTTTTGAGTAAATTGGAAGTAGAGATTGAATATTTGTTGAAGAAAGCTGAGTTTTCTGTTACCAAGCAGAAAGTGGTGAGGCTTGCAATAGATGAGATTGAGGAAGGGGTCATTGTGTTTACTGAAACCATTGAAGAATTCAGGGTACGTGCGGATAAGTATTGTAGGAATATGACAACAGCGAGAGCGGTGATTCTGCATATGAGTATCGGAATCGGATACCCGTCTGGTTCAGCGAAAGAAGAAGGTACCAG TGGTATGGTCGACTTTATCTGGGATATAAATCCAAACGAAACTGAAGCAAATTCAAGCAGAGATGACGATGTGAATCCCAGAAAGGATGACAATTTCATTGACTATGAAGGAAACTGTTTTGTGGCCTTTAATTTACAGAAGAATTATGTTGAGAACAAGAGAGCTGAACCAGTCGTTGGTGAAAAGAAGCAAGAAAATGTAACTGAAAGCTCTACCATGGCGAAGCCCTTGCCAGAGCATAAAATGTTCATCAATTTCTGGGGAGACGACCTGCGTCATGGCTTTGTTGGGGACCTCGTCAAGGCCTTGAAAAAGGATGGAG TCTATATAGATGTAGATGAGTTGCCGCGTGGAGATCTTACAGAACTTCTTGTGAATGGGATTAAGGAGTCGAGGATCGCACTCGTAATCTTCTCAAGCGGGTACGCAGAATCAAGTTGGTGCTTAAACGAGCTGCTGAAGATCAAAGAACTTATGGAAAGAGGGAAACTACTAGTCATTCCAATCTTCTACAAAGTGGAGCTATGGGAGGTTACACAACTAAAGGGTGATTTCGGGGTTAAATTTTGGAATTTGTGGCGTATTAATCGGGATAGCCATATCGTTAGCTGGAAGGAAGCTTTGGAGTCTGTTGCGTCCATGGAGGGGATCTATTTGAAGGAGCACAG TTCTGAGACTGAGTTCATCACTTTTGCCGTCAATGAAGTCCTAAAGAGAGTTTCTCTGTGGGAAGGAGAAAATCCATCTCTCTTTCCTTCGACAGAGAGAGGAAAAAGTACTGGATTGCCCCTAGGGACAGGTGAAAAGCATAAAACTTATCAGAACAAACAGCACCTCTTTGGAATGGAACATCACATGGAGCAATTGGAGAAGAAGTTAGAGTTTGACTGCAACGAAACTCGCATTATTGGAGTTGTTGGAATGCCTGGTATTGGTAAAACCACTCTCGCAGTGATGCTGCACGAGAAGTGGAACAGCCAGTTTATACGCTGTGTGCCTCTTCTAAATATCCGTAAGAAGTCAAACGACTATGGACCAGTGTGGCTGCGAAAGACTCTTCTGGAAGTTTTACTAGAGGGAAAGTTTCCATTGATAAGTGACAAGACAACGCATGAATCTGTGAAGGATATATTGCTTCATACTAAAGTTTTTGTTGTTCTTGATGACTTGAGTGACAAGAAACAATTAGAGTTTCTTCTCGGCAACCTTGGTTGGATTAAGAAGGGAAGCAAGATTGTTATTTCAACATGTGACAAGTCATTGCTTGATGGATGTGCTCATGATACTTATGTAGTACCGGTATTGAATGATAGAGAGGCCTTATCAGCTCTTTCAGATACTAATGAAAAACTGGTTGTGTTCAGAAACAACTGCCGTAAGTTAAGAGAAGTCGTATAG